The DNA segment TAacgcacaaaacttaaattcgtTATTTATAACTAACCGTTTCAGTAGAGCGTTGGCTAATTCTCAAACATAATTATCCTGGCCAAGTCTTTCCTATAAATAAACTGCCTAGTTTCTCTTTGCAATATATCCATACAAATTTAAAACACAACCATTATTTTTTTCCGGTGTGTCCTTgtttactagcctcattcaaTCCCAAATTAATGGCTTCCTTTACAAACATGTTTTCTTTAATTGTGgtaattatgacattatttttcATCAACTCAGATAAAGCTTGTGCTGCAGATCCAGACATGCTTCAGGATATTTGTGTTGCTGATCTCAACTCAAGTAAGTGAAGTACTACATGAAATGCTAGtatttttcaagatttttccTATTGGATAAATATACTTATAATGATTTATGAACTTATAAGTAATTAATCTGATTGTGTATCAGACTTATGGGTGAATGGATTTCCATGCAAGAACGTGTTCTCTGCAGCCGATTTCGCGTCATTGGTTCTTTCTAGGCCTGGAGCCACCAATAACACATTTGGTTCCGCTGTCACTGCCGCAAACGTTCTGGGTGTCCCTGGCCTTAACACTCTTGGTGTGTCGATGGCTCGTATCGACTTTGCTTCTGGTGGCATTAACCCACCCCACCTCCACCCACGAGCCACTGAGATGATCTTCGTTTTACAAGGTGAATTGGATGTTGGTTTCTTTACCACAGCCAATGTCTTTGTTGCCAAACGCATTGTACAAGGAGAAGTCTTTGCTTTTCCAAGAGGACTTGTTCATTTTCAAAAGAACAATGGTGAAGTTACAGCAACTGTTATTTCTGCCTTCAATAGCCAGTTACCTGGTACACAAGCTATTGCAACAACGTTGTTTGGCTCTTCACCACCTGTCCCCAATGAGATCTTGGCTCAAGCATTCCAGATTGACACTGCGCAAGTTCAGCAGATTAAGTCAAAATTTGCACCCAAGTAGTTAAAAATTTTGTCATGTTTAATTTCT comes from the Capsicum annuum cultivar UCD-10X-F1 unplaced genomic scaffold, UCD10Xv1.1 ctg83126, whole genome shotgun sequence genome and includes:
- the LOC107879839 gene encoding nectarin-1 — protein: MASFTNMFSLIVVIMTLFFINSDKACAADPDMLQDICVADLNSNLWVNGFPCKNVFSAADFASLVLSRPGATNNTFGSAVTAANVLGVPGLNTLGVSMARIDFASGGINPPHLHPRATEMIFVLQGELDVGFFTTANVFVAKRIVQGEVFAFPRGLVHFQKNNGEVTATVISAFNSQLPGTQAIATTLFGSSPPVPNEILAQAFQIDTAQVQQIKSKFAPK